A stretch of the Oncorhynchus mykiss isolate Arlee chromosome 23, USDA_OmykA_1.1, whole genome shotgun sequence genome encodes the following:
- the LOC110502393 gene encoding uncharacterized protein LOC110502393 isoform X2 — MKQTVIEQTINSPQTTSTPLRLTSHLAQLPKRTSTPPWGCQTSGPGCHMKNSPSGHLGSSPGRHSPSSRPLEVHSFSTPLRPKWTSTLLSSLSPSYIPNLRPSRQRRTELRMVAGEVYQSREEGGETYLNVGPSVGDPQVRSNPALHTMSPHQANSWPCAISSSLPHSPDRHSSSWDPDKEYQTLLDYTYPLRPGRGVGGWDTSELGGGSLIQTDPGLLDSGIELDRLCSSISLSALDFSLSVTAGVGTSRAREMGMLGIGQRSSELRGFSHSKSSDGRLSTSPFFSADPIGLSVESLDYSGSGGGLNHSHRSGGGHYRQHGSSSSSSTTFIRRTSILPRPGYLGEWDLDEEFWPLPEQLEELQGLSQQVREVTAQLSQSVTAYWDSMERGNTSVQSCMTMAEKQEAEEEREEQEQNKEEEREEEKEKEEESISEALQHFNKASNCGESFQAARGPGFRMEAGVVSRGVRMASLREAAGMVGGLTLPEFQTGSQGEQEQRESLMQHIQTFCSNLEVLIQWLYTVVERMEVLEPPTVDIKSVKSSLADYKRFQREVNTHQPLTTSILQTGGLLLGCLTSTSSVLKETLCLIERQSKALETHSEHHFSSIISVMDRLTQPRESSGREETQAGDPDRMAVQKTAQ, encoded by the exons ATGAAGCAGACCGTCATAGAGCAGACCATCAACAGTCCCCAAACAACCTCAACCCCTCTCAGGCTGACATCTCACCTTGCTCAGCTTCCAAAGAGGACCTCAACACCTCCCTGGGGATGTCAGACCTCAGGACCAGGTTGTCACATGAAGAACTCACCTTCAGGTCACCTGGGCAGCAGCCCCGGCCGACACAGCCCCTCCAGCCGACCCCTGGAGGTCCATAGCTTCTCTACTCCACTCAGACCCAAGTGGACCTCCACTCTGCTATCCTCCCTCTCGCCTTCCTACATCCCCAATTTGCGCCCCTccagacagagacggacagagcTGAGAATGGTCGCAGGTGAAGTTTATCAATCACgtgaagagggaggggaaacgtATCTAAATGTAGGCCCTTCAGTGGGCGACCCCCAGGTTCGCTCCAACCCTGCGCTCCACACCATGTCCCCCCACCAGGCCAACTCCTGGCCCTGTGCCATTTCCAGCTCCCTGCCCCACTCCCCAGACCGACACTCTTCGAGCTGGGACCCTGATAAGGAGTATCAGACCCTCCTGGACTACACCTACCCCCTGAGGCCAGGTAGGGGGGTGGGTGGATGGGATACCTCAGAGCTTGGGGGTGGGTCTCTCATTCAGACAGACCCAGGCCTCCTGGATTCGGGGATAGAACTGGACCGTCTCTGCAGCTCCATCAGCCTATCAGCTTTGGACTTTTCCCTAAGTGTCACGGCAGGGGTGGGCACTAGTAGGGCCAGGGAGATGGGGATGCTGGGTATAGGTCAGAGGTCATCTGAGCTGCGTGGGTTCTCACACTCCAAGTCCTCTGATGGTCGCCTCTCCACTAGccccttcttctctgcagaccctaTTGGTCTATCAGTAGAGAGTCTGGACTATAGTGGAAGTGGTGGTGGTCTGAACCATTCACATCGTAGCGGGGGAGGTCACTACCGCCAACATggcagctcctcctcctcttccaccacgTTCATCCGCAGAACCAGTATCCTTCCCCGGCCAGGGTACCTCGGAGAGTGGGATTTGGACGAGGAGTTCTGGCCTCTCCCGGAGCAGTTGGAGGAGCTCCAGGGTTTGTCCCAGCAAGTCAGGGAGGTGACGGCCCAACTCAGCCAATCTGTCACAGCCTATTGGGACTCCATGGAGAGGGGGAACACCTCCGTCCAGTCCTGCATGACCATGGCAGAGAAacaggaggcagaggaggagagagaagaacaggAGCAGAATAAGGAggaagaaagggaggaagagaaggagaaagaggaagagtcCATTTCTGAAGCACTTCAACACTTCAATAAAG CGAGCAATTGTGGGGAGTCCTTCCAGGCAGCCAGAGGCCCTGGTTTTAGGATGGAGGCTGGGGTAGTAAGCAGGGGAGTGAGAATGGCCAGTCTGAGGGAGGCGGCAGGCATGGTGGGTGGACTAACCCTGCCTGAGTTCCAGACGGGGAGCCAGGGGGAGCAGGAGCAAAGGGAGTCCCTCATGCAGCACATCCAG ACCTTCTGTTCTAACCTGGAGGTGCTCATCCAATGGCTGTACACGGTGGTGGAGAGGATGGAGGTACTGGAGCCGCCCACTGTGGACATCAAGAGTGTCAAGTCATCCCTGGCGGATTATAAG AGGTTTCAGAGAGAAGTGAACACACACCAGCCCCTGACCACCTCTATTCTGCAAACTGGAGGGCTTCTCCTGGGTTGTTTGACCTCCACTTCTTCCG TTCTGAAAGAGACCCTCTGTCTTATTGAGAGGCAGTCCAAGGCGCTGGAGACCCACTCAGAGCACCACTTCTCCTCTATTATCTCGGTCATGGACAGACTGACCCAGCCCAGGGAGTCcagtgggagagaggagacccAGGCAGGAGACCCGGATAGGATGGCGGTCCAGAAGACCGCTCAGTGA
- the LOC110502393 gene encoding uncharacterized protein LOC110502393 isoform X1, with amino-acid sequence MNTTVYVSCTYSYSIPHHRSDSGKVAVMKQTVIEQTINSPQTTSTPLRLTSHLAQLPKRTSTPPWGCQTSGPGCHMKNSPSGHLGSSPGRHSPSSRPLEVHSFSTPLRPKWTSTLLSSLSPSYIPNLRPSRQRRTELRMVAGEVYQSREEGGETYLNVGPSVGDPQVRSNPALHTMSPHQANSWPCAISSSLPHSPDRHSSSWDPDKEYQTLLDYTYPLRPGRGVGGWDTSELGGGSLIQTDPGLLDSGIELDRLCSSISLSALDFSLSVTAGVGTSRAREMGMLGIGQRSSELRGFSHSKSSDGRLSTSPFFSADPIGLSVESLDYSGSGGGLNHSHRSGGGHYRQHGSSSSSSTTFIRRTSILPRPGYLGEWDLDEEFWPLPEQLEELQGLSQQVREVTAQLSQSVTAYWDSMERGNTSVQSCMTMAEKQEAEEEREEQEQNKEEEREEEKEKEEESISEALQHFNKASNCGESFQAARGPGFRMEAGVVSRGVRMASLREAAGMVGGLTLPEFQTGSQGEQEQRESLMQHIQTFCSNLEVLIQWLYTVVERMEVLEPPTVDIKSVKSSLADYKRFQREVNTHQPLTTSILQTGGLLLGCLTSTSSVLKETLCLIERQSKALETHSEHHFSSIISVMDRLTQPRESSGREETQAGDPDRMAVQKTAQ; translated from the exons ATGAATACTACAGTGTATGTTAGCTGTACCTACTCCTACTCTATCCCTCACCATAGGAGCGACAGTGGGAAGGTAGCAGTAATGAAGCAGACCGTCATAGAGCAGACCATCAACAGTCCCCAAACAACCTCAACCCCTCTCAGGCTGACATCTCACCTTGCTCAGCTTCCAAAGAGGACCTCAACACCTCCCTGGGGATGTCAGACCTCAGGACCAGGTTGTCACATGAAGAACTCACCTTCAGGTCACCTGGGCAGCAGCCCCGGCCGACACAGCCCCTCCAGCCGACCCCTGGAGGTCCATAGCTTCTCTACTCCACTCAGACCCAAGTGGACCTCCACTCTGCTATCCTCCCTCTCGCCTTCCTACATCCCCAATTTGCGCCCCTccagacagagacggacagagcTGAGAATGGTCGCAGGTGAAGTTTATCAATCACgtgaagagggaggggaaacgtATCTAAATGTAGGCCCTTCAGTGGGCGACCCCCAGGTTCGCTCCAACCCTGCGCTCCACACCATGTCCCCCCACCAGGCCAACTCCTGGCCCTGTGCCATTTCCAGCTCCCTGCCCCACTCCCCAGACCGACACTCTTCGAGCTGGGACCCTGATAAGGAGTATCAGACCCTCCTGGACTACACCTACCCCCTGAGGCCAGGTAGGGGGGTGGGTGGATGGGATACCTCAGAGCTTGGGGGTGGGTCTCTCATTCAGACAGACCCAGGCCTCCTGGATTCGGGGATAGAACTGGACCGTCTCTGCAGCTCCATCAGCCTATCAGCTTTGGACTTTTCCCTAAGTGTCACGGCAGGGGTGGGCACTAGTAGGGCCAGGGAGATGGGGATGCTGGGTATAGGTCAGAGGTCATCTGAGCTGCGTGGGTTCTCACACTCCAAGTCCTCTGATGGTCGCCTCTCCACTAGccccttcttctctgcagaccctaTTGGTCTATCAGTAGAGAGTCTGGACTATAGTGGAAGTGGTGGTGGTCTGAACCATTCACATCGTAGCGGGGGAGGTCACTACCGCCAACATggcagctcctcctcctcttccaccacgTTCATCCGCAGAACCAGTATCCTTCCCCGGCCAGGGTACCTCGGAGAGTGGGATTTGGACGAGGAGTTCTGGCCTCTCCCGGAGCAGTTGGAGGAGCTCCAGGGTTTGTCCCAGCAAGTCAGGGAGGTGACGGCCCAACTCAGCCAATCTGTCACAGCCTATTGGGACTCCATGGAGAGGGGGAACACCTCCGTCCAGTCCTGCATGACCATGGCAGAGAAacaggaggcagaggaggagagagaagaacaggAGCAGAATAAGGAggaagaaagggaggaagagaaggagaaagaggaagagtcCATTTCTGAAGCACTTCAACACTTCAATAAAG CGAGCAATTGTGGGGAGTCCTTCCAGGCAGCCAGAGGCCCTGGTTTTAGGATGGAGGCTGGGGTAGTAAGCAGGGGAGTGAGAATGGCCAGTCTGAGGGAGGCGGCAGGCATGGTGGGTGGACTAACCCTGCCTGAGTTCCAGACGGGGAGCCAGGGGGAGCAGGAGCAAAGGGAGTCCCTCATGCAGCACATCCAG ACCTTCTGTTCTAACCTGGAGGTGCTCATCCAATGGCTGTACACGGTGGTGGAGAGGATGGAGGTACTGGAGCCGCCCACTGTGGACATCAAGAGTGTCAAGTCATCCCTGGCGGATTATAAG AGGTTTCAGAGAGAAGTGAACACACACCAGCCCCTGACCACCTCTATTCTGCAAACTGGAGGGCTTCTCCTGGGTTGTTTGACCTCCACTTCTTCCG TTCTGAAAGAGACCCTCTGTCTTATTGAGAGGCAGTCCAAGGCGCTGGAGACCCACTCAGAGCACCACTTCTCCTCTATTATCTCGGTCATGGACAGACTGACCCAGCCCAGGGAGTCcagtgggagagaggagacccAGGCAGGAGACCCGGATAGGATGGCGGTCCAGAAGACCGCTCAGTGA